One part of the Melitaea cinxia chromosome 8, ilMelCinx1.1, whole genome shotgun sequence genome encodes these proteins:
- the LOC123655910 gene encoding transcription initiation factor IIE subunit beta, translating into MTYTPLLKMDPALLRERELFRKKALATPTVEKKKKDESSYKDDSKKKAKSSSSVSAAPKLEGSNYKTMAGSSSYRFGVLARIVRHMKSRHQEGDDHPLTLDEILDETNQLDVGNKIKQWLQTEALQNNPKIECTMDGKYIFKPVYKIKDKKSLLRLLKQHDLKGLGGIFLEDVQESLPHCERALKSLAQEILYIIRPTDKKKILFYNDRTATLDVDEEFVKLWRATAVDAMDDAKIEEYLEKQGIKSMQDHGPRKPIVPKRKKVSQKRRQFKKPRDNEHLADVLETYEDNTLTQKGVTIK; encoded by the exons CTGAAGATGGATCCAGCGCTCTTAAGGGAACGGGAACTGTTCAGGAAAAAGGCACTTGCGACACCAAC AGTTGAGAAGAAAAAGAAAGATGAATCTTCATACAAAGATGACAGTAAAAAGAAAGCTAAATCTTCAAGCTCGGTCAGCGCAGCACCGAAGCTTGAAGGatcaaa CTACAAGACAATGGCAGGCAGCTCGTCATATAGGTTTGGAGTACTCGCCCGTATTGTCAGACACATGAAGAGCAGACATCAAGAAGGTGACGACCACCCTCTAACATTAGATGAAATTCTCGATGAGACTAATCAATTAGATGTTGGAAACAAAATCAAACAG tgGTTACAAACAGAAGCTTTACAAAATAATCCAAAAATAGAATGTACGATGGAtggtaaatacatatttaagcctgtatataaaattaaggataaaaaatcattattaag ATTACTGAAGCAACATGACTTGAAGGGATTAGGAGGCATATTCCTTGAAGATGTTCAAGAATCATTACCACATTGCGAAAGAGCTCTTAAAAGCTTAGCGCaagaaatattatacattatacgACCAAcggataaaaagaaaatattgttttacaatGACAGAACAGCCACACTGGAC GTTGATGAAGAATTTGTAAAACTTTGGCGTGCAACTGCTGTAGACGCTATGGATGATGCTAAAATTGAAGAGTATTTAGAGAAACAAGGTATCAAGTCAATGCAGGACCATGGGCCAAGGAAACCCATTGTGCCAAAGAGGAAAAAAGTCAGTCAGAAGCGACGACAGTTCAAGAAACCAAGGGATAACGAACATTTGGCTGATGTTCTTGAAACATATGAGGACAATACGTTGACACAGAAAGGAGTtactattaagtga